One region of Psychrobacter sp. DAB_AL43B genomic DNA includes:
- a CDS encoding Tex family protein, producing the protein MSSTDTLTPSQTSTNAQVLDATTHANIHDKLARALGIKTAQVNAFVKLYDEGATVPFIARYRKEKTQDLDDAQLRALEKSLNYERDMATRRLKITELLSAQGNLTDELQTRIDNATSKLELEDIYLPYRPRRRSPAAKARAAGLDIAAQAVLTQEITPTDALADYQVQSSITDDSGNEIEVDFSDIEKQLAGVQAIIVDEWTQALDLLDNLRSGFAKTATIISSVASDEKREVGEKFKDYFEHSESLARLPNHRLLAMLRGRQENVLGLKIEGEDAPFIEKIVKHFEIDAKAPAARQEFLTEAASSLWKDKWRPHIEHRLLTEKRLTAEADAIDVFANNLQHLLMSAPAGRKVILGVDPGIRHGVKMAIVDAQGHVMLDSEDKPVVATVYPFAPDNKMNEAKAVIDELLSTYNVDLVAIGNGTASRETDAMIKEILAANDALKAKAVIVNESGASVYSASELASDELANMDVSVRGAVSIARRLQDPLSELVKVDPKAIGVGQYQHDVNQTQLADSLDKVTQDSVNAVGVDVNTASPAILAHIAGLNRNVAQQIVTYRKEHGAFDSRESLKNVPRLGAKTFEQAAGFLRVHGGSNPLDATGVHPESYALVDSLLSQASKELSDVLGNDGVLNSIDTTALAANDDNISVKAIIEELAKPARDPRPEFKTANFRDDVNSIKDLTEGMTLEGVVTNVTAFGCFVDVGVHQDGLVHISQMANDFVADPMNRVKPGDIVSVRVIAIDEKRGRIGFSMKPEAEKPARTSAAAKSNAASTGNEDKASRPRSNRSNNSHPAADKRPSKPRGNRQDKDNASNNRSKAPKADKAEAPSKMGTLGALLKEAGVTKTKK; encoded by the coding sequence ATGAGTAGCACTGATACCTTAACGCCATCTCAAACCTCGACAAATGCACAGGTTTTGGATGCAACCACACACGCGAATATTCACGACAAGCTTGCTCGCGCGCTTGGCATTAAGACTGCTCAAGTCAATGCGTTTGTGAAGCTTTACGATGAAGGCGCGACCGTCCCGTTTATTGCCCGTTACCGTAAAGAAAAGACTCAGGATCTTGACGATGCGCAATTGCGAGCCTTGGAGAAGTCTCTTAATTATGAGCGTGACATGGCAACCCGTCGCCTCAAAATTACTGAGCTGCTAAGCGCGCAAGGCAATTTGACCGACGAGCTACAGACGCGTATTGATAATGCGACGTCGAAACTTGAGCTTGAAGACATCTACTTGCCATATCGTCCGCGTCGCCGTTCACCAGCTGCCAAAGCACGTGCTGCGGGTTTAGATATTGCCGCCCAAGCAGTCTTAACGCAAGAAATCACGCCAACCGATGCGCTAGCAGACTATCAAGTACAGTCTAGCATTACCGATGATAGCGGTAATGAGATTGAAGTTGACTTTAGTGATATCGAAAAGCAACTTGCTGGCGTACAAGCCATCATTGTTGATGAATGGACGCAAGCGCTAGATTTACTTGATAACTTACGTAGTGGCTTTGCCAAGACAGCCACTATCATCTCTAGCGTTGCGAGTGATGAAAAACGTGAAGTCGGCGAGAAGTTTAAAGATTACTTTGAGCATAGCGAAAGTCTTGCGCGTCTGCCAAACCATCGCTTATTAGCCATGCTGCGTGGTCGTCAAGAAAACGTCTTGGGTCTAAAGATTGAAGGCGAAGACGCGCCATTTATTGAAAAAATCGTTAAACACTTTGAAATTGATGCCAAAGCGCCTGCTGCACGTCAAGAGTTTTTGACAGAAGCGGCTAGTAGCTTATGGAAAGATAAGTGGCGTCCGCATATCGAACATCGTTTATTGACTGAGAAACGTCTGACCGCTGAAGCTGATGCTATTGATGTTTTTGCTAATAACTTACAGCATTTATTAATGTCAGCACCTGCCGGTCGTAAAGTTATCTTGGGTGTTGATCCCGGTATCCGTCATGGTGTAAAAATGGCCATCGTCGATGCGCAAGGTCATGTTATGTTAGATAGCGAAGATAAGCCTGTTGTCGCAACGGTATATCCGTTTGCACCTGACAATAAAATGAATGAAGCAAAAGCAGTCATCGATGAGCTATTAAGCACTTATAACGTCGATTTGGTCGCTATCGGTAATGGTACGGCGAGTCGCGAAACAGACGCGATGATTAAAGAGATTTTGGCAGCGAATGATGCGCTAAAAGCCAAAGCGGTTATCGTGAATGAATCGGGCGCATCCGTCTATTCAGCCAGTGAGCTGGCTAGTGACGAGCTTGCGAATATGGATGTCTCTGTACGCGGCGCTGTTTCTATTGCCCGCCGTCTACAAGATCCATTGTCAGAGCTGGTTAAGGTTGATCCAAAAGCCATCGGTGTTGGTCAATATCAGCATGATGTCAATCAAACTCAGTTAGCAGATAGCCTAGACAAAGTAACTCAGGATAGCGTGAACGCAGTTGGTGTTGATGTGAACACCGCAAGCCCTGCTATTTTGGCACATATCGCTGGTCTGAATCGTAATGTTGCTCAGCAAATCGTTACTTATCGCAAAGAGCATGGCGCTTTTGATAGCCGTGAGTCATTAAAAAATGTCCCGCGCTTAGGTGCTAAGACATTTGAGCAAGCCGCCGGTTTCTTACGCGTACATGGTGGTAGTAATCCACTTGATGCGACAGGCGTGCATCCAGAAAGCTATGCGCTGGTCGATAGTTTATTGTCGCAAGCTAGCAAAGAATTAAGCGACGTGTTGGGTAATGATGGTGTGTTAAATAGTATTGATACCACGGCGCTAGCTGCTAACGACGATAACATCAGTGTTAAAGCTATTATAGAAGAGCTTGCTAAGCCAGCCCGTGATCCACGTCCTGAGTTTAAGACGGCCAACTTCCGTGATGATGTTAACAGCATTAAAGATTTGACTGAAGGCATGACTCTAGAGGGTGTGGTTACTAACGTAACCGCCTTTGGTTGCTTCGTTGACGTCGGTGTGCATCAAGATGGTTTGGTACATATTTCGCAGATGGCCAATGACTTTGTCGCAGACCCGATGAACCGCGTGAAACCAGGTGATATCGTCTCGGTACGTGTCATTGCTATCGACGAAAAACGCGGTCGCATTGGTTTTAGTATGAAGCCTGAAGCCGAAAAGCCAGCACGTACAAGTGCAGCAGCGAAGTCAAATGCGGCAAGCACTGGCAATGAAGATAAAGCCAGCCGCCCACGTAGCAACCGTTCAAATAATAGCCATCCAGCAGCAGATAAGCGTCCATCGAAGCCTCGTGGTAATCGCCAAGATAAAGACAATGCCAGTAATAATCGTAGCAAGGCGCCAAAAGCAGATAAAGCGGAAGCTCCTAGCAAAATGGGTACCCTTGGTGCATTATTGAAAGAAGCTGGCGTGACTAAAACCAAAAAATAA
- a CDS encoding saccharopine dehydrogenase family protein produces MNTDTSKNTTPSIDEKESSNEKRPYKVVLYGATSFVGQITAHYLAEFLSNAKDKNSTVTWAIAGRDEEKLNELQSKLASKVDIIIANSDDTTSLDEMTKQTQVIISTVGPYLKYGEPLIKSCTDNGTDYVDLTGEAIFIKDMMDKYQDAAKQSGARIVNSCGFDSIPSDLGVYFTQKQAEEKFGETCDVIHMRVKAAKGGLSGGTIASMATIFEEVEQDKSRRKQVANPYLLNDDKDAPNERQDNVSKPEYDSEHKRWLAPFVMASINTRIVHRSNQLLGYEYGRDFKYDEAMWMKDGVKGKLSSYAMSAGLLGFATAMMIKPSRELLSKHVLPKSGSGPSKEEQENGYFDIRLFGQTAKKDSINTKVTGDKDPGYGSTSRMLSQAALCLAQDISKKEVGGGFWTPASAMGDKLLTRLEEHAGLSFEVVDS; encoded by the coding sequence ATGAATACGGATACGTCAAAAAATACCACCCCATCAATTGATGAAAAAGAGAGCAGTAACGAAAAACGACCTTATAAGGTGGTTTTATATGGGGCAACAAGTTTTGTTGGACAAATCACTGCCCATTATTTAGCGGAATTTTTATCTAATGCTAAAGATAAAAATAGCACTGTCACTTGGGCGATAGCCGGTCGTGATGAGGAAAAACTGAATGAGTTGCAGTCTAAACTGGCAAGCAAAGTAGACATTATCATTGCTAATAGTGACGATACCACAAGCCTTGATGAGATGACCAAGCAAACGCAAGTCATTATTTCAACTGTCGGCCCTTACCTCAAATATGGTGAGCCTCTTATTAAGTCTTGTACGGATAATGGTACAGATTATGTCGACCTTACTGGCGAAGCAATATTTATTAAAGATATGATGGACAAGTATCAAGACGCAGCAAAACAAAGTGGCGCTCGTATCGTAAACTCATGTGGTTTCGATTCTATTCCGTCAGACTTAGGCGTCTACTTCACTCAAAAGCAAGCAGAAGAGAAGTTTGGCGAAACTTGCGATGTCATCCATATGCGCGTAAAAGCAGCGAAAGGTGGTCTATCAGGCGGTACAATTGCGTCGATGGCAACTATCTTTGAAGAAGTCGAACAAGATAAATCTCGCCGCAAGCAAGTGGCAAACCCTTATTTGCTTAATGACGATAAAGATGCACCAAACGAGCGCCAAGATAATGTCAGCAAACCAGAATACGATAGCGAACATAAGCGCTGGCTTGCGCCGTTTGTGATGGCAAGCATCAATACTCGTATCGTTCATCGCAGTAATCAACTGCTTGGCTATGAATATGGTCGCGACTTTAAGTATGATGAAGCGATGTGGATGAAAGATGGCGTTAAAGGTAAATTATCGAGCTACGCGATGAGTGCAGGCTTGTTAGGATTTGCTACAGCGATGATGATTAAGCCAAGCCGAGAGTTGCTATCTAAGCACGTTTTACCTAAATCAGGCTCGGGTCCATCTAAAGAAGAGCAAGAAAACGGCTATTTCGATATTCGCCTCTTTGGACAAACCGCTAAAAAAGATAGCATCAATACCAAAGTAACCGGTGACAAAGATCCTGGTTATGGCAGTACTTCACGCATGCTATCACAAGCAGCATTATGCTTAGCGCAAGATATCAGTAAAAAGGAAGTCGGTGGTGGGTTTTGGACGCCAGCCTCTGCGATGGGAGATAAGCTGCTAACACGTCTAGAGGAACATGCTGGTCTTAGTTTCGAAGTTGTAGATAGCTAA
- a CDS encoding DUF1328 domain-containing protein has product MFRWAIIFAVIALLASFLGFGGVAGLSANFAYILLALAVILFIVAFVTRRM; this is encoded by the coding sequence ATGTTTCGTTGGGCTATTATTTTTGCCGTAATCGCATTGTTAGCAAGTTTCTTAGGGTTTGGCGGTGTCGCTGGACTATCTGCAAACTTTGCCTATATCTTGTTAGCATTAGCTGTAATTCTATTTATCGTGGCGTTTGTTACTCGCCGTATGTAA
- a CDS encoding 4a-hydroxytetrahydrobiopterin dehydratase, whose translation MSSLSDKQVDLQLDELPGWQRDGHAIVKTYHFSDFIEAMSFMNQAAFHAEALEHHPEWRNTYNVVEVRLTTGDTGGITSHDIRLAKRMEHIVQPKRL comes from the coding sequence ATGAGTAGTTTATCTGACAAACAAGTAGATCTGCAGCTAGACGAACTGCCCGGCTGGCAACGGGATGGTCATGCTATCGTAAAAACTTACCACTTTAGCGATTTTATCGAAGCCATGAGTTTTATGAATCAAGCAGCTTTTCATGCTGAAGCACTTGAGCATCATCCTGAATGGCGCAATACATACAACGTAGTAGAGGTACGCCTGACTACTGGAGATACGGGCGGCATCACCAGTCATGATATTCGTTTAGCAAAACGAATGGAGCATATTGTCCAACCTAAGCGCTTATAA
- a CDS encoding GNAT family N-acetyltransferase: MSKDNAKQDMNIVHDAQAKRFETSIDGHTGYISYQERNDKLVYDHTIVPQELGGRGVGSALVKHALNYARENDKKVVPQCSFVASYIDKHPEYQDLL, encoded by the coding sequence ATGAGTAAAGATAACGCTAAACAAGATATGAACATTGTCCACGATGCACAAGCAAAACGTTTTGAGACATCAATCGATGGTCATACTGGTTATATCAGCTATCAAGAGCGTAATGATAAATTAGTATACGATCACACCATCGTTCCTCAGGAGCTAGGTGGTCGCGGTGTCGGTTCAGCCTTAGTTAAACACGCTCTGAACTATGCTCGTGAGAATGATAAAAAGGTGGTGCCGCAATGCTCGTTTGTGGCTTCTTATATTGATAAACATCCTGAATATCAAGATTTACTATAA
- the tnpB gene encoding IS200/IS605 family element RNA-guided endonuclease TnpB has product MSKQIHKAYKFRVYPNEVQKVFFAKSFGCARFIWNKMLADKKEHYQLDKKSLKNTPAQYKKEFEWLREVDSLALANVQMQLHQAFQHFFKQPNVGFPTFKHKGKKDSYTTNNQKGTVAIDGSFIKLPKIGPIKANIHRSIHGLIKSATVSKSPTGKYYVSVLVETIAAPFPKTQSNIGIDLGLTDFIVLSDGTKVANPKFLSKLQNKLARAQKIMSKRALVAKKDNRKLRDSKNYQKQKLKVAKIHEKISNTRKDFLHKQSFNIVKNHDIIVIEDLNVSGMLKNHKLAKAISDSSWSAFTTMLSYKGDWYGKQLIKVDRWFPSSKTCSGCGHILGKNELKLSDRSWNCSSCKSENDRDLNASVNILNEGLRCLKLKEPLVQGS; this is encoded by the coding sequence ATGAGCAAGCAGATCCATAAAGCCTATAAGTTTAGGGTTTACCCCAACGAGGTGCAAAAAGTGTTTTTTGCTAAGTCGTTTGGCTGCGCTCGTTTTATTTGGAATAAAATGCTGGCTGATAAAAAAGAGCATTACCAGCTGGATAAAAAGAGCCTTAAAAACACCCCAGCTCAATATAAAAAAGAGTTTGAATGGTTGCGTGAAGTAGATAGCTTGGCGTTGGCAAATGTACAAATGCAGCTACATCAAGCATTTCAGCACTTTTTCAAACAACCTAATGTGGGCTTTCCGACATTCAAGCATAAAGGTAAAAAAGACAGTTACACCACCAATAATCAAAAAGGCACAGTGGCGATTGATGGCTCGTTTATAAAGCTGCCTAAAATCGGTCCTATTAAAGCTAATATCCATCGGTCTATCCATGGCTTAATCAAAAGCGCAACGGTATCAAAATCGCCTACAGGCAAGTATTACGTTAGTGTTTTGGTTGAAACCATTGCGGCACCCTTCCCAAAAACCCAATCAAACATCGGTATTGATTTAGGATTAACAGACTTTATCGTCTTATCTGATGGCACTAAAGTTGCTAATCCTAAGTTTCTGTCAAAGCTGCAAAATAAATTGGCTCGTGCTCAAAAAATCATGTCTAAACGCGCCTTGGTTGCCAAAAAAGACAATCGTAAACTGCGTGACAGTAAAAACTATCAAAAACAGAAACTTAAAGTCGCTAAAATTCACGAGAAAATAAGCAATACCCGTAAAGACTTTCTACATAAACAGTCCTTCAATATTGTCAAAAACCACGACATTATTGTGATTGAGGACTTAAATGTCAGCGGGATGCTCAAAAACCATAAACTCGCTAAAGCAATCAGCGACAGTTCATGGTCAGCTTTTACCACCATGCTGAGCTATAAAGGAGATTGGTATGGCAAGCAGCTTATTAAGGTTGATAGATGGTTTCCATCATCAAAAACCTGCTCAGGCTGTGGTCATATTCTTGGTAAAAACGAGCTGAAACTTAGTGATAGGTCGTGGAATTGCTCAAGTTGCAAATCCGAAAATGACCGTGACCTCAACGCCAGTGTCAATATCCTCAATGAAGGATTGCGCTGTCTAAAACTCAAAGAACCCTTGGTGCAAGGGAGTTAG
- a CDS encoding fatty acid desaturase, whose product MIARNLWTWAVMFCGHFTDQAHMYTHLDANESKGEWYVRQILGSSNIQGHEWFHILTGNLSHQIEHHIFPDMPARHYARIAPAVQAICRKYNLAYNTGHFSTQFMQVLGRIHHFSQPSAEE is encoded by the coding sequence ATTATTGCGCGTAATCTATGGACATGGGCGGTGATGTTTTGTGGTCACTTTACTGATCAGGCGCATATGTACACCCATCTTGATGCCAATGAGAGCAAAGGTGAGTGGTACGTGCGTCAGATTCTTGGCTCCAGCAACATTCAGGGTCATGAATGGTTCCATATTTTGACAGGTAATTTATCGCATCAGATTGAGCACCATATCTTTCCTGATATGCCTGCTAGGCACTATGCGAGGATTGCACCAGCTGTACAAGCCATCTGCCGTAAGTATAATTTAGCCTATAATACTGGGCACTTTAGTACGCAGTTTATGCAAGTACTCGGACGTATTCACCATTTTAGTCAACCAAGTGCCGAAGAATGA
- the ettA gene encoding energy-dependent translational throttle protein EttA — translation MAQYIYTMNNVSKLVPPKREILKNINLSFFPGAKIGVLGINGSGKSTLLRIMAGVDTEFSGEARAQTGTKIGYLPQEPQLDNSKDVRGNVEDGMREALDALSRLDAIYAEYAEPDADFDKLAEEQGKMEDIIQAWDAHNLNTQLEKAADALRLPPWDADVSKLSGGEKRRVALCRLLLSRPDMLLLDEPTNHLDAESVAWLEQFLQNYSGTIVAITHDRYFLDNVAQWILELDRGHGYPYEGNYTQWLEQKNTRLEQQNKQEESFAKALKKELDWIRKNQKGQQAKSKSRVQRFEELNSQEFQKRNETSEIYIPPGPRLGNKVIEVNDISKSFGDRLLYENLSFNVPAGAIVGIIGPNGAGKTTLFNMITERDTPDTGSVDLGESVKVAYVGQVRDNLDDTKTVWEEISDGLDIITVGDYTTPSRAYIGRFNFKGSDQQKHVGQLSGGERNRLQLAKTLKQGANVLLLDEPSNDLDIETLRALEDAIQVFPGTVMVVSHDRWFLDRIATHILAFEDEGPVWFDGNYSEFETYRKKTMGDDANPKRMKYKKIST, via the coding sequence ATGGCTCAATATATCTACACGATGAACAACGTGTCAAAACTTGTTCCACCTAAGCGTGAAATTTTAAAAAATATTAACTTATCTTTTTTCCCCGGTGCCAAAATTGGTGTCTTGGGTATTAATGGTTCAGGTAAATCAACCTTGCTACGCATCATGGCGGGTGTGGATACTGAATTCAGCGGTGAAGCTCGTGCGCAAACAGGTACCAAAATTGGCTATCTGCCGCAGGAACCGCAGCTTGATAACAGTAAAGACGTACGCGGTAACGTCGAAGACGGTATGCGTGAAGCGTTAGATGCATTATCGCGCCTTGATGCTATTTATGCTGAATATGCTGAGCCTGATGCAGATTTTGATAAGCTTGCTGAAGAACAAGGCAAGATGGAAGACATCATTCAAGCATGGGATGCTCATAACTTAAATACCCAGCTTGAAAAAGCCGCTGATGCCTTACGTCTGCCACCATGGGATGCTGATGTTAGCAAACTATCAGGTGGTGAAAAACGCCGTGTGGCGCTATGTCGTTTGCTATTGTCACGCCCTGACATGTTATTACTTGACGAACCGACCAACCATTTAGACGCTGAGTCCGTAGCATGGTTAGAGCAGTTCCTACAGAATTACAGCGGTACGATCGTTGCTATTACCCATGACCGTTATTTCTTGGATAACGTCGCTCAGTGGATTTTGGAGCTTGACCGTGGTCATGGCTATCCGTACGAAGGCAACTATACTCAGTGGCTCGAGCAAAAGAACACGCGTCTAGAGCAGCAGAACAAGCAAGAAGAATCGTTTGCTAAAGCGCTGAAAAAAGAGCTTGATTGGATTCGTAAAAACCAAAAAGGCCAACAGGCTAAATCTAAATCTCGCGTACAGCGTTTTGAAGAATTGAACTCGCAAGAATTCCAGAAACGTAATGAGACCTCTGAGATTTATATTCCACCTGGTCCTCGTTTGGGTAATAAAGTCATTGAAGTCAACGATATCTCCAAATCATTTGGCGACCGTTTGCTCTATGAAAACCTAAGCTTTAACGTCCCAGCTGGTGCTATCGTTGGTATTATCGGTCCAAATGGTGCGGGTAAAACCACGCTATTTAATATGATTACTGAACGTGATACGCCAGATACGGGCTCAGTCGATTTGGGCGAAAGCGTTAAAGTTGCTTATGTTGGTCAGGTACGTGACAACTTAGATGATACTAAAACGGTTTGGGAAGAAATCTCTGACGGTCTTGATATCATCACCGTTGGCGACTATACCACCCCAAGCCGTGCCTATATTGGTCGCTTTAACTTTAAAGGCTCAGACCAGCAGAAGCATGTCGGTCAATTGTCTGGTGGTGAGCGTAATCGCTTGCAACTGGCCAAGACCCTAAAGCAGGGCGCCAACGTCTTATTACTTGATGAACCATCAAACGATTTGGATATCGAGACTTTACGTGCGCTAGAAGATGCGATTCAAGTCTTCCCTGGTACGGTAATGGTGGTATCGCATGATCGCTGGTTCCTTGACCGTATCGCGACTCATATCTTGGCGTTCGAAGATGAAGGCCCTGTTTGGTTCGATGGTAATTACTCTGAGTTTGAAACCTATCGTAAAAAGACCATGGGTGATGATGCCAATCCTAAGCGTATGAAGTATAAGAAGATTTCGACCTAG
- the plsB gene encoding glycerol-3-phosphate 1-O-acyltransferase PlsB gives MIPKFLKKRIFKAPVAKESNSVTAESVTPATDVSPIATKTYSNAPLNQLYRQLSGQVLDVAVKPKLLGELPEFDHDDKTLRFYVLQDYSRSNSILIDLQTQEHKLPPALVGVNDSAHDIKENAAIIFLHHPHAKDTQLSPRLSRLVSAVLQHPELKVRLVPVSILWGRAPEKEDSLFKLLTTDNWEDPSITKQLFNIGVMGRDTFVQFHPPQDLRTLINDNLKGDGDGDESAVLESVAANLNVEALKDTDSKDPNLADNNSAVKNIDEAPNYAVVASADGNRELVRSLQQQLNIYLDKQRASMLGPDLSDRRNLVDKLVYSPAIKHAIEAEAAETGTSEREARILAKSYANEMVNDYSHSIVRGFYKFLTWLWTQLYDGVEVHHFERVRELAADYELVYVPCHRSHVDYLLLSYVIYKRGLSIPYVAAGDNLDVPILGPLLRGAVAFYIRRSFRGNALYTAVLREYMHTLITRNTPIEYFIEGGRSRSGRLLPPKMGMLAMTVHSQLRQSNKPVVFIPTYIGYERIMEGGTYIGELKGKPKESESLIGLLKVGRKIERIFGNVHLSFGTPLHLTDFMTKFDVPENSLPADRTDTPLDSKASAMVDNIGIKVMQHINKAAVVTPVSLLSLVLLSAPKSALDEDICREQIALYQGLAQQLPYSSDTVVTDMSPQQIIDYGIKLKLIERIPHILGDIIQIAGKQAALLSYFRNNILHVFILLSFLSALVARNGRIERSRLDNIAKQLYPFLQSELFLYYPAHGLADTLNKKIDILIAHGLIIELGDGMLSVPEANSRCYQQLQVLATPVEQSLERYFMTLALLAQQGSGNLTENEVVDLCHLLGQRLSVLYADDIPDFFDRALFTSFLGALTRLDYLQKEEETGLLTFDQRIDDIAHHAKYVLSPDMMQILQQVANLNEEEIAHAITEISNKKQRKFGRKR, from the coding sequence ATGATACCGAAGTTCTTAAAAAAACGGATTTTTAAAGCGCCAGTAGCGAAAGAGAGCAACTCAGTAACTGCAGAATCAGTAACTCCAGCAACTGATGTCAGCCCCATTGCTACCAAAACGTATTCTAATGCACCACTCAATCAGCTGTATCGTCAGCTGTCCGGGCAGGTACTTGATGTTGCTGTTAAGCCAAAGCTTTTAGGCGAATTACCCGAGTTTGATCATGACGATAAGACCCTAAGATTTTATGTGCTGCAAGATTATTCGCGCTCGAATAGTATTTTGATTGATCTGCAAACACAAGAACACAAACTACCACCAGCGTTGGTCGGGGTAAATGATAGTGCCCATGATATTAAAGAAAACGCCGCCATTATATTTTTGCATCATCCACATGCCAAAGACACCCAACTATCACCGCGCCTATCGCGTCTAGTATCTGCTGTTTTACAGCATCCAGAATTAAAAGTACGCTTGGTGCCGGTCTCCATTCTGTGGGGACGCGCTCCAGAAAAAGAGGACTCACTATTTAAACTGTTGACTACTGATAACTGGGAAGACCCCAGCATTACCAAACAGTTATTTAATATCGGCGTGATGGGACGTGATACCTTTGTACAGTTCCATCCACCACAAGACTTACGCACGCTTATTAATGATAACCTCAAAGGTGATGGTGATGGTGATGAATCGGCTGTACTTGAATCAGTAGCCGCTAATTTAAATGTAGAAGCTTTAAAAGATACTGATTCGAAAGATCCTAATTTAGCAGATAACAACAGTGCTGTTAAGAATATCGATGAAGCGCCAAATTATGCGGTGGTTGCGTCGGCTGACGGCAATCGTGAGCTGGTGCGGTCTTTGCAACAACAGCTCAATATTTATTTAGACAAACAGCGTGCCAGCATGCTCGGTCCTGATTTATCAGACCGACGTAACTTAGTAGACAAGCTGGTTTATTCACCAGCGATCAAACATGCGATAGAAGCAGAAGCTGCCGAGACTGGCACCAGCGAGCGTGAGGCTCGTATTCTTGCAAAAAGCTACGCTAATGAGATGGTCAATGATTACTCGCATTCCATTGTTCGCGGCTTTTATAAGTTTTTAACTTGGCTGTGGACGCAGCTATATGACGGTGTAGAAGTGCATCACTTCGAGCGTGTACGGGAGCTTGCGGCAGATTACGAGCTGGTCTATGTACCCTGCCATCGCAGTCATGTTGATTACCTGCTACTGTCTTATGTCATCTACAAGCGTGGTTTGAGCATTCCTTATGTCGCTGCGGGCGATAACTTAGATGTGCCTATTTTGGGACCTTTATTACGCGGCGCAGTTGCCTTTTATATTCGTCGCAGCTTCCGTGGCAATGCGCTTTATACCGCCGTTTTACGTGAATATATGCATACCCTTATCACTCGTAATACGCCTATTGAGTACTTTATCGAAGGCGGGCGCTCACGCTCAGGGCGTTTATTGCCACCGAAAATGGGTATGCTGGCAATGACAGTGCACAGCCAATTGCGTCAAAGCAATAAGCCGGTGGTTTTTATTCCAACCTATATCGGTTATGAGCGCATCATGGAAGGCGGTACCTATATTGGTGAGCTAAAAGGTAAGCCAAAAGAGTCTGAATCTTTGATTGGTCTGCTGAAAGTCGGTCGGAAGATTGAGCGTATCTTTGGCAATGTACACCTAAGCTTTGGTACGCCGCTGCATCTGACCGACTTTATGACCAAATTTGACGTGCCAGAAAACAGCTTACCTGCTGATCGTACCGATACGCCGCTCGATAGTAAAGCCAGTGCTATGGTTGATAATATCGGCATCAAAGTCATGCAACATATCAATAAAGCTGCTGTGGTCACTCCGGTATCGCTGCTGTCATTAGTATTATTATCTGCACCAAAATCGGCGCTCGATGAAGACATTTGCCGCGAGCAAATAGCCCTTTATCAAGGTCTTGCTCAACAGCTACCGTATTCAAGTGATACCGTTGTCACCGACATGTCGCCACAGCAAATCATTGATTACGGGATTAAGCTGAAGCTTATTGAGCGTATTCCTCATATCTTGGGTGATATCATTCAGATTGCAGGCAAGCAAGCAGCATTACTCAGCTATTTCCGTAATAACATTTTGCATGTATTTATTCTCTTGTCGTTCTTATCGGCATTGGTGGCGCGTAACGGTCGTATCGAGCGTAGTCGTTTGGATAATATTGCCAAACAGCTTTATCCATTTTTACAAAGCGAGCTATTCTTATATTATCCTGCGCACGGCTTGGCGGATACCCTTAACAAAAAAATCGATATTCTCATCGCCCATGGACTGATTATAGAATTGGGTGATGGTATGCTGAGTGTTCCTGAAGCCAATAGTAGATGCTACCAGCAGCTGCAAGTGCTTGCCACGCCTGTTGAACAAAGCCTTGAGCGCTACTTTATGACCTTGGCTCTACTGGCCCAGCAAGGCTCAGGCAATTTGACTGAAAACGAAGTCGTTGATTTATGTCATTTACTTGGTCAACGTTTATCAGTGCTCTATGCCGATGATATTCCTGACTTCTTTGATCGTGCGCTATTTACCAGTTTCCTCGGTGCCTTGACCCGTCTAGATTATCTACAAAAAGAAGAAGAGACTGGTCTATTAACCTTTGATCAGCGCATCGATGATATTGCGCATCATGCTAAATATGTTCTCAGCCCTGATATGATGCAAATTTTGCAGCAAGTTGCCAACCTCAATGAGGAAGAGATTGCCCATGCAATCACTGAGATTAGTAATAAAAAGCAGCGTAAATTTGGCCGTAAGCGTTAA